In a single window of the Elaeis guineensis isolate ETL-2024a chromosome 6, EG11, whole genome shotgun sequence genome:
- the LOC105037161 gene encoding LOW QUALITY PROTEIN: myricetin 3-O-glucosyl 1,2-rhamnoside 6'-O-caffeoyltransferase AT2-like (The sequence of the model RefSeq protein was modified relative to this genomic sequence to represent the inferred CDS: deleted 2 bases in 1 codon) — protein MSFSVTNLAPAMVGPCEPTPSASLPLSPIDRAPGMRRLIDLFLVFGPAQDPAKVVREALSRALVSYYPVAGRFAVSDSGELAVACTGDGIWFVEASANCSLKDVNNLERPFMIPKEELIPCLPPQVKQDDVFLMLQVTQFRCGGYAVGVRFNHAIFDGVGVAQFLKAIAELARGLAQPTVEPIWCRESIPDPPKLLPQGPPPVFQPLALEQSILDVSQDRIDQIKNQFTSETGQKCSKFDVVSAMVWHCRTRAINLEPQVDVHLAFPVNTRRLLQEVLPKEEGYYGNCVYPMAVTAPSEKIENASIVEIVSLIREAKESVPARFSRWVKGDPKEGPRMVPLEYGSFCVTDWSQVGFYEVDFGWGGPIQVAPLTEDDLIPWCIAPVPCSKRGVRLLLRCVLKEHLEAFHHQMMSLV, from the exons ATGAGCTTCTCCGTGACCAATTTGGCTCCGGCCATGGTTGGCCCCTGCGAGCCCACCCCGTCCGCCAGCCTCCCCCTCTCCCCCATCGATCGGGCCCCGGGCATGAGGCGCTTGATCGACTTGTTTCTCGTGTTTGGGCCCGCTCAGGACCCGGCAAAGGTCGTAAGGGAAGCTTTGTCCAGGGCTTTGGTCTCCTACTACCCTGTAGCCGGGCGATTCGCGGTGTCCGACAGCGGTGAGCTCGCTGTGGCTTGCACCGGCGACGGCATATGGTTCGTCGAGGCCTCGGCGAATTGCAGCCTTAAAGATGTTAACAATCTCGAACGCCCTTTCATGATCCCAAAGGAAGAGCTCATTCCATGCCTTCCACCTCAGGTCAAGCAAGACGATGTGTTCTTAATGTTGCAG GTTACCCAATTCAGGTGTGGAGGATATGCGGTCGGCGTCAGATTCAATCACGCAATTTTTGATGGTGTCGGCGTAGCTCAATTCCTAAAAGCAATTGCGGAACTGGCCAGAGGTCTTGCACAGCCCACCGTCGAGCCAATCTGGTGCAGGGAGTCCATCCCTGACCCACCCAAGCTCCTGCCACAGGGACCTCCACCGGTCTTCCAACCTTTAGCCCTGGAGCAAAGTATATTAGATGTATCCCAAGACCGCATCGACCAGATCAAGAACCAATTCACGAGTGAGACAGGCCAAAAATGCTCCAAGTTCGACGTTGTGAGTGCAATGGTGTGGCATTGCCGGACGCGAGCGATTAATTTGGAGCCCCAGGTCGATGTCCACCTAGCTTTTCCGGTGAACACCCGTCGCTTGTTACAAGAGGTGCTGCCCAAGGAGGAGGGTTATTATGGCAATTGCGTCTATCCAATGGCAGTCACAGCACCCAGTGAGAAGATAGAGAACGCATCCATTGTTGAGATCGTGAGTTTGATTAGAGAGGCTAAAGAGAGTGTGCCGGCCCGGTTTTCGAGATGGGTGAAGGGAGACCCCAAGGAAGGGCCACGTATGGTGCCactcgaatatggatcattttgCGTGACGGATTGGAGTCAGGTGGGGTTCTATGAGGTGGACTTTGGATGGGGTGGACCCATCCAAGTTGCTCCACTAACTGAGGATGATCTCATCCCTTGGTGCATC GCTCCAGTCCCCTGCTCCAAGCGAGGTGTGCGGTTGCTGTTGCGATGCGTCCTCAAGGAACACTTGGAAGCATTCCATCATCAAATGATGAGCTTGGTCTAG